In one Brevibacterium sp. CBA3109 genomic region, the following are encoded:
- a CDS encoding GNAT family protein, giving the protein MDRLSLPLTTDRLRLRTYRESDAQAHLPILSREDVSQFLLEDPWTAEVARTEIAKRIPRTGLETESRALALVIETADGLDSIEGSRVLGDIALWFDGDNDSKAEIGWILDPAASGHGFATEAAIAVLNVAFDHYGLHRVFAQMDARNTASAKMAVRLGMRQEAHLRQDWWSKNEWTDTLIFGMLRSDRQVT; this is encoded by the coding sequence ATGGACCGCCTGTCTCTGCCGTTGACCACCGATCGCCTGCGCCTACGCACGTATCGAGAGTCCGACGCGCAGGCCCACCTTCCGATCCTCTCCCGCGAAGACGTCTCCCAGTTCCTCCTCGAGGATCCATGGACCGCCGAGGTGGCTCGGACCGAAATCGCCAAACGCATCCCCAGGACCGGGCTCGAGACCGAATCCCGCGCTTTGGCCCTGGTCATCGAGACCGCCGATGGGCTCGACTCGATCGAGGGATCACGAGTTCTCGGCGACATCGCACTCTGGTTCGACGGCGACAACGATTCGAAGGCCGAGATCGGCTGGATACTCGACCCCGCCGCCAGCGGGCATGGTTTCGCCACCGAAGCAGCCATCGCCGTGCTCAACGTCGCCTTCGACCATTACGGCCTGCACCGCGTCTTCGCGCAGATGGATGCCCGGAACACCGCCTCGGCGAAGATGGCCGTACGACTGGGCATGCGACAGGAAGCCCACCTGCGCCAAGACTGGTGGTCGAAGAACGAATGGACGGACACGCTCATCTTCGGAATGCTGCGCAGCGACCGTCAGGTGACGTGA
- a CDS encoding MFS transporter produces the protein MKRSASAELEPEGKKRGTGWTLAATTYVFAVVMIGTTLPTPLYPRYQVEFGFGSTQTTLLFSIYAGAVIVALVFFGRLSEAWGRKPLLAAGVIVSLVSALLFLFGDHLGLLYTGRVMSGIAAGIFTATGTVAVLENAPPGRRRLATSLATAANIGGLGLGNLMSGIVAEALPRPLFTPFLVHACLLLLAGAALLGVKESALSRSHSLRLQLPAIPPESRAVFLRAVPGAVASFAIAGLYSAVAPSFMQQTLGIDSSAVIGTVVFTLFGASAACQLLFQGLADRTLVLCGGLIQIACMASLSIALLTGSTLLLVVSAILGGAGQGFLFTTGMRAITAVTEVRNRTAVTTSYFILAYLAMSAPIIGVGALALLTGLVASTIAFAVATTLVSCLCLLGLRQWSNRSRGADGIDG, from the coding sequence ATGAAACGCAGCGCATCCGCCGAACTCGAGCCAGAGGGCAAGAAGAGGGGAACCGGGTGGACGCTGGCTGCGACGACCTATGTGTTCGCGGTCGTGATGATCGGCACCACCTTGCCGACGCCGCTCTATCCGCGCTATCAGGTCGAGTTCGGTTTCGGCAGCACGCAGACGACTCTGCTCTTCTCGATCTATGCCGGGGCCGTCATCGTCGCGCTCGTCTTCTTCGGCAGGCTCTCCGAGGCTTGGGGCCGGAAGCCGCTGTTGGCCGCCGGTGTCATCGTCTCACTAGTCTCGGCCCTGCTCTTTCTGTTCGGCGATCACCTCGGTCTGCTCTACACAGGCCGGGTCATGTCCGGAATCGCAGCAGGCATCTTCACCGCTACCGGCACGGTCGCGGTGCTGGAGAACGCTCCACCCGGCCGTCGTCGGCTGGCGACCTCGCTGGCGACGGCGGCCAATATCGGTGGGCTCGGCCTGGGCAATCTGATGTCCGGAATAGTCGCCGAGGCACTGCCCCGGCCGCTGTTCACACCGTTTCTCGTCCATGCGTGTCTCCTCCTGCTCGCGGGAGCAGCGCTCCTGGGAGTGAAGGAGAGCGCGCTCTCCCGGTCGCATTCCCTGCGTCTCCAGCTGCCTGCCATCCCGCCCGAATCCCGTGCCGTATTCCTCCGTGCGGTGCCGGGCGCCGTGGCGAGCTTCGCGATTGCCGGACTGTATTCGGCCGTCGCTCCGAGCTTCATGCAGCAGACTCTCGGCATCGATTCTTCGGCCGTCATCGGCACGGTCGTGTTCACGCTGTTCGGTGCCTCCGCTGCCTGTCAGCTGCTGTTCCAGGGCTTGGCCGATCGGACCCTCGTTCTGTGCGGTGGGCTCATCCAGATCGCCTGTATGGCCTCCTTGTCGATCGCACTGCTGACGGGTTCGACGCTGCTGCTCGTCGTCTCGGCTATCCTCGGCGGGGCCGGGCAGGGTTTCCTCTTCACAACGGGCATGCGGGCCATCACCGCCGTCACCGAGGTCCGGAATCGAACGGCCGTAACGACCTCCTACTTCATCCTGGCCTACCTGGCTATGTCGGCGCCGATCATCGGTGTCGGTGCGCTCGCTCTGCTTACGGGACTCGTCGCCTCGACTATCGCCTTCGCCGTCGCCACGACGCTCGTCTCCTGTCTCTGTCTCCTCGGACTGCGGCAGTGGAGCAACCGGAGCCGAGGGGCGGACGGCATCGACGGTTGA